TGAGCGGCACCCCGGCCATGCCCCACCGCGAGTGGTTGCGGACGTCGGCCGCGCTCGGCCAGTTGAGCGAGCTGCTCAAGGAAGTGCGCACCCTGCGGCGCAGGGTGGAGATGCTCGAGAAAAAGGAGAAGGGCGGATGATGGACATCCAGGAGATCCAGGCGCTGCTGCCCCACCGGTATCCGTTCCTCCTGGTGGACCGGGTGGTGGAAATCGTTCCCGGCCAGAAGATCGTGGCCTTCAAGAACGTCACCATGAACGAGCCCTTCTTCAACGGCCATTTCCCGGGACACCCGGTGATGCCGGGCGTGCTCATCCTCGAGGCGCTCGCCCAGGCGTCGGCCATCCTCGCCTACAAGACGGAGAACATGGACCCCTCGCGGTCGGTCTCCTACTTGATGAGCGTGGACGGGGCGCGCTTCCGCAAGCCGGTGGTGCCCGGAGACCGCTTGCAGCTCAATGTCGAGGTGCTGCGCCACAAGGGCGCGGTGTGGAAGACGAAGGGAACGGCCACGGTTGATGGAGCGAAGGTGGCCGAGGGGGAGTTCCTCGCCACCGTCGTGGACAAGGACAAGAAGTCGGGCGGCTCCACCGCCGAGGCGTCCTGACAGGACGAGGGAGATACCATGGCGCAGGTTCACCCCACGGCGGTGGTCCACCCCGATGCCCGCATCCACGAGACCGTGGAGATCGGTCCCTACTCCATCATTGGTGGCAAGGTGACGATTGGCGCGGGCACGAAGGTGGGTGCCCACGTCGTCATCGACGGCCGCACCACGCTCGGCGAGCGCAACCGCATCTCTCCCTTCGCCTCCGTGGGGGGCGTGCCGCAGGATCTCAAGTACGCGGGTGAGGACACCCAGCTCATCATCGGCAACGGCAACCAGATCCGCGAGTCCGCCACGCTCAACATCGGCACGGTGGGCGGGGGTGGGGTGACGCGGGTGGGGGACAACAACATCTTCATGGCCTGCAGCCACGTGGCCCATGACTGCGTGGTGGGCAGTGGCTGCGTGGTCGCCAACAGCGTGGCGCTCGCCGGGCACGTGGTGGTGGAGGACTTCGTCATCCTCGGCGGGCTGTCCGCGGTGCACCAGTTCACCCGGGTGGGCAAGCATGCCTTCATCTCGGGGGGCGCCATGGTGACCATGGACGTGCCGCCCTACTGCACGGCGCAGGGCGATCGGGCGGAGCTGTCCGGCCTGAACGTGATTGGCCTGCAGCGCCATGGCTTCAGCGAGGAGCAGGTGGCCCGCATCAAGGATGCCTACCGGATCCTCTTCCGCTCGAAGCTGGCTCTGGCGGAGGCGGTGGCCCGGCTGAAGGCGGAGCTGGGTGGCCAGGCGGAGATCGACTACCTGGTGGACTTCATCGCCCAGAGCAAGCGCGGCCTGACGCGCTGACGCCCACCGTGGAACGCATTGGCCTCATCGCGGGCAATGGCCGTCTGCCCTTCCTCTTCGCCAGCGCCGCCCGGGCCCAGGGTCTGGAGGTGGTGGCGGTC
This sequence is a window from Cystobacter ferrugineus. Protein-coding genes within it:
- the lpxA gene encoding acyl-ACP--UDP-N-acetylglucosamine O-acyltransferase gives rise to the protein MAQVHPTAVVHPDARIHETVEIGPYSIIGGKVTIGAGTKVGAHVVIDGRTTLGERNRISPFASVGGVPQDLKYAGEDTQLIIGNGNQIRESATLNIGTVGGGGVTRVGDNNIFMACSHVAHDCVVGSGCVVANSVALAGHVVVEDFVILGGLSAVHQFTRVGKHAFISGGAMVTMDVPPYCTAQGDRAELSGLNVIGLQRHGFSEEQVARIKDAYRILFRSKLALAEAVARLKAELGGQAEIDYLVDFIAQSKRGLTR
- the fabZ gene encoding 3-hydroxyacyl-ACP dehydratase FabZ codes for the protein MDIQEIQALLPHRYPFLLVDRVVEIVPGQKIVAFKNVTMNEPFFNGHFPGHPVMPGVLILEALAQASAILAYKTENMDPSRSVSYLMSVDGARFRKPVVPGDRLQLNVEVLRHKGAVWKTKGTATVDGAKVAEGEFLATVVDKDKKSGGSTAEAS